The following proteins are co-located in the Deltaproteobacteria bacterium genome:
- the ppcB gene encoding phenylphosphate carboxylase subunit beta, with amino-acid sequence MKDLRDFIKECEEMGELKKITAEVDWDLELSHIAKLNEEKQGPALLFENVKDYDSPVLTSVCTTTERLSLIMGMPKDSTLVDLMRHWVEKGEIKVPPKLVDTGPCKENKMMADEVDLFKFPVPKFFPMDGGRFFGTAHFVVTKDPESDWVNVGTYRLQLLDKNILGTQFIKGKHSDIMLKKYQAMGKPMPVAVVVGCDPLLFLMGAARLSAFESEYDLAGSIRGEPIEVVRCETNDLIVPATSEIVVEGEVDADKFMEEGPFGEYTGYYSGVGSNPRNYIKVNCVTHRNNPVFMATTVGRAVTDTHMTMALTYGSTLWQQLVAMKIPGIKAIYCPPEGSGRFLAIISVKQMYPGHADQVLTAAISTEMGAYGLKTVIVVDEDIDPWDISRVMYALSFRFQPNRSQVIKRGRSTPLDPSLPINAREITGRLLLDATIPYEWKEKPIPIELDSEVVKKVESRWSELGLE; translated from the coding sequence ATGAAAGACCTGAGAGACTTCATCAAAGAGTGTGAAGAGATGGGGGAATTAAAGAAGATCACGGCAGAGGTGGATTGGGATCTCGAATTATCCCACATTGCCAAGCTCAATGAGGAGAAACAGGGTCCGGCCCTTCTTTTTGAGAATGTAAAGGATTATGATTCTCCAGTGCTCACCAGTGTCTGCACCACCACGGAAAGACTGTCGCTGATCATGGGTATGCCAAAGGATTCAACCTTAGTAGACCTTATGAGGCATTGGGTAGAAAAGGGAGAGATCAAGGTTCCCCCTAAATTAGTTGATACTGGCCCTTGCAAGGAAAACAAAATGATGGCCGACGAGGTCGATCTTTTCAAGTTCCCCGTGCCCAAGTTCTTCCCCATGGATGGTGGACGGTTTTTCGGAACAGCCCACTTTGTGGTCACTAAGGACCCGGAATCGGATTGGGTCAATGTGGGAACTTACAGACTGCAACTCCTCGATAAGAACATACTGGGAACCCAGTTTATAAAAGGGAAGCACTCCGATATCATGCTCAAGAAATACCAGGCCATGGGCAAACCCATGCCCGTAGCAGTTGTGGTGGGGTGTGATCCTCTCCTGTTCCTCATGGGCGCAGCCCGGTTGTCCGCCTTTGAATCCGAGTATGATCTTGCAGGCTCTATCCGTGGGGAGCCCATTGAAGTTGTTAGGTGCGAGACGAATGACCTGATTGTCCCGGCCACATCAGAAATCGTGGTGGAAGGAGAAGTGGATGCTGATAAGTTTATGGAAGAAGGTCCTTTTGGCGAATACACAGGCTACTATTCAGGCGTAGGCTCCAATCCCCGGAACTATATAAAGGTCAATTGCGTCACCCACCGGAATAACCCCGTTTTTATGGCCACAACTGTGGGCCGGGCCGTTACGGACACACACATGACCATGGCCCTCACCTATGGCTCTACCCTGTGGCAGCAGCTTGTGGCCATGAAGATACCCGGTATAAAGGCTATCTACTGCCCGCCCGAGGGGTCGGGAAGATTTCTGGCCATAATCTCCGTGAAGCAGATGTATCCCGGGCACGCCGACCAGGTACTCACTGCCGCCATCTCAACGGAGATGGGGGCCTATGGCCTCAAAACCGTCATTGTAGTGGATGAAGATATTGACCCCTGGGATATCTCCCGGGTCATGTACGCGTTGAGCTTCAGATTCCAGCCCAACAGGTCCCAGGTCATTAAACGGGGTAGATCCACGCCGTTAGACCCTTCCCTTCCCATAAACGCAAGGGAGATAACCGGCAGGTTGTTACTGGATGCAACCATTCCATATGAGTGGAAGGAGAAACCCATACCGATAGAGCTCGACTCAGAAGTAGTCAAGAAGGTCGAGAGTAGGTGGTCGGAGTTAGGTTTAGAATAG
- a CDS encoding Tm-1-like ATP-binding domain-containing protein encodes MKKQVLIIATLDTKGREAAYVKDCVQEFDINPILMDIGTLGGPLTTPDITREEVAAAAGYNLNQFINDQDRSGAVKAVQEGGTILANRLLEEGKLHGVFGMGGGTGTAIVTAIMCSLPFGLPKVVVSTVASRDVREYVGTKDIVMFHSVADILGFNEFIRLILGQAAHAVCGMIEKGSEVLKGKPMIAVTAYGLNSSCAIQAEPLLEAKGYEMVAFHANGCGGMAMEEFIEQGLVAGVLDFTLHEIADEMFGGYCKGIGPMRLETAGRTGVPLLLAPGGLDNAVFSPSYPMPDQLKGRKIYSHDIRFCVRMESEEMKAFARIIGEKLNESKGPTYMLIPKQGWSEADKPGMELFDPQTDHIFVDELKKIIKHTIPIEEMNVHISEPAFAKRAVEVLDNMIRSQKA; translated from the coding sequence GTGAAGAAACAGGTGCTTATTATAGCCACCCTTGATACTAAAGGAAGGGAAGCGGCATACGTTAAAGATTGTGTGCAAGAGTTTGATATCAATCCAATTCTCATGGACATCGGAACCCTAGGGGGGCCGTTAACCACACCTGATATCACGCGAGAAGAAGTCGCAGCCGCTGCAGGGTACAATCTCAATCAATTCATCAACGACCAAGACCGCTCTGGTGCTGTTAAAGCTGTTCAGGAGGGTGGCACTATCCTGGCAAACCGTTTGCTTGAAGAAGGCAAACTCCATGGAGTATTTGGAATGGGGGGAGGCACGGGTACTGCCATTGTCACCGCAATCATGTGTTCCCTTCCTTTTGGCCTCCCTAAGGTGGTGGTTTCCACAGTGGCCTCCAGGGATGTACGGGAGTATGTAGGTACTAAAGACATCGTGATGTTCCATTCTGTGGCGGATATTTTGGGGTTCAACGAATTTATTCGACTGATTCTTGGGCAGGCAGCGCATGCAGTATGCGGAATGATAGAAAAAGGGAGTGAAGTTCTTAAGGGAAAACCGATGATAGCCGTGACCGCTTATGGACTTAACTCTTCTTGTGCCATTCAGGCTGAACCCCTCTTGGAAGCAAAAGGATACGAAATGGTCGCCTTTCACGCCAATGGGTGCGGGGGGATGGCTATGGAGGAATTCATTGAACAGGGTCTTGTGGCTGGCGTGCTTGATTTTACCCTTCATGAGATAGCTGATGAGATGTTTGGTGGTTATTGCAAAGGCATAGGTCCGATGCGGCTTGAGACAGCAGGCAGGACTGGAGTCCCCCTCCTTCTGGCACCTGGTGGGCTTGATAACGCGGTCTTCAGCCCTTCTTACCCCATGCCTGATCAACTAAAAGGAAGAAAGATATATTCTCATGATATACGGTTTTGTGTTCGTATGGAGTCTGAAGAGATGAAGGCGTTTGCCCGGATCATCGGAGAAAAACTAAACGAATCTAAAGGGCCAACTTATATGCTTATTCCGAAACAAGGATGGTCTGAAGCTGATAAACCAGGAATGGAGCTTTTTGATCCTCAGACAGATCATATCTTTGTAGACGAGCTCAAAAAGATAATCAAGCATACTATCCCCATCGAAGAGATGAATGTCCATATAAGCGAACCTGCCTTTGCCAAACGGGCAGTGGAGGTTTTAGATAACATGATACGATCACAAAAGGCTTGA
- a CDS encoding 3-phosphoshikimate 1-carboxyvinyltransferase: protein MKFIVSPSNLKGTITIPGSKSNTTRAVFIATLAEGKTIIRNPLPSADCFSTVRVCR from the coding sequence ATGAAATTCATTGTTTCACCATCAAATTTAAAAGGAACTATTACCATCCCTGGATCTAAATCTAACACAACACGAGCTGTCTTTATTGCTACATTGGCCGAAGGAAAAACAATAATTCGCAATCCATTGCCAAGTGCAGATTGTTTTTCTACGGTTAGAGTCTGTAGA
- a CDS encoding PEP/pyruvate-binding domain-containing protein: MIPTKWIYRFDELGKEHNDIVGKKCASLGEMTRAGFQVPPGFALALEAYDRFMKETGAIEEVRQYLTTFSADPNNPADMSKYEEASEVIRGIVESKEMPQDMEDVIRQYYDGLCQMTGISDIPVATRSAGPASHPGQYETYLYVRGGSEVMENIIKVWSSTFNQRSIIARARLGLPLEYDPVGVAVLKMVNARAAGVMFTLNPVTGDPSKIVIDGNWGLGESVVSGSVTPDEWMVDKVILEITKVIVSPKLKEYVLDTKTGRTMFVDIPPDRQNAPCLSREEILELAKIGKKIEDHYGIAQDTEWAIDNDLPFPENVFMLQCRPEQVWSQRKKEPLLGKKSGYELLMEKALTPTKVKL, from the coding sequence ATGATCCCTACCAAGTGGATATATCGGTTTGATGAGTTAGGCAAGGAGCACAACGATATAGTGGGGAAGAAGTGTGCCAGTCTAGGGGAGATGACCAGAGCTGGGTTTCAAGTCCCCCCTGGGTTTGCCCTGGCACTGGAAGCTTATGATAGGTTTATGAAAGAGACTGGTGCTATTGAGGAGGTTCGACAGTACCTGACTACATTTAGTGCCGACCCCAATAACCCCGCTGATATGTCAAAATATGAGGAGGCGTCCGAGGTAATACGAGGTATTGTGGAATCTAAAGAGATGCCTCAGGATATGGAGGATGTTATCAGGCAGTATTACGATGGGCTTTGCCAAATGACAGGCATTAGTGATATTCCCGTGGCCACACGCTCAGCGGGACCAGCCAGCCACCCTGGGCAATACGAAACCTACCTCTATGTCAGGGGCGGTTCGGAGGTAATGGAAAACATAATCAAGGTATGGTCGAGCACATTTAACCAACGGTCCATTATTGCCCGTGCTCGCCTGGGACTCCCCCTGGAGTATGACCCTGTTGGTGTGGCTGTGCTTAAGATGGTAAATGCCAGGGCAGCTGGTGTCATGTTTACCTTAAACCCGGTTACTGGTGACCCATCTAAGATTGTGATAGACGGGAACTGGGGCCTAGGTGAGAGCGTGGTCAGCGGCTCGGTTACCCCCGATGAGTGGATGGTGGATAAGGTTATACTTGAAATTACCAAGGTCATAGTTTCACCAAAGCTCAAGGAATATGTATTGGACACAAAGACAGGCAGGACCATGTTTGTTGATATCCCACCTGATCGACAAAACGCGCCTTGTCTAAGCAGAGAAGAGATATTGGAGCTAGCCAAGATAGGCAAGAAAATAGAGGACCACTATGGGATAGCCCAAGATACGGAATGGGCTATAGATAATGACCTCCCCTTCCCGGAGAATGTATTTATGCTGCAATGCCGGCCAGAGCAAGTGTGGAGCCAGCGCAAGAAAGAGCCCCTCCTCGGCAAGAAGAGCGGTTACGAGCTGCTAATGGAAAAGGCATTAACGCCGACGAAGGTTAAACTATGA
- a CDS encoding UbiX family flavin prenyltransferase, translated as MKRIIVGITGASGVIYGIRLLEVLRDLKMETHLVLTEAAKENIGIETTFSVEKVEKLAYNVHDIKELAAPLSSGSFKTDGMVIAPCTIKTLSGVAHSYTENLLIRAADVTLKERRKLILMVRETPLHKGHLELMYKVADLGGIILPPIPAFYYSPRMIEDLIDHTIGKILDFMEIDHSLYKRWEGVAKRKKEDF; from the coding sequence ATGAAGCGGATCATCGTGGGGATTACCGGTGCCTCCGGTGTCATATATGGGATACGGTTACTTGAGGTGTTGAGGGACCTAAAGATGGAGACCCATTTGGTCCTCACCGAGGCGGCCAAAGAGAACATCGGCATAGAGACCACTTTTTCCGTAGAAAAGGTAGAGAAATTGGCTTATAATGTCCATGATATAAAGGAGTTGGCAGCCCCCCTGTCCAGCGGTTCCTTTAAGACCGATGGGATGGTGATCGCCCCTTGTACCATAAAGACCCTTTCCGGGGTGGCCCATTCATATACAGAAAACCTCCTGATCAGGGCCGCCGATGTAACCCTTAAAGAAAGGCGCAAATTGATCTTGATGGTGAGGGAGACCCCCCTGCATAAGGGTCATCTTGAATTGATGTATAAGGTTGCTGACCTGGGAGGGATTATCTTGCCCCCTATCCCTGCCTTTTACTATTCTCCCCGCATGATCGAAGACTTGATCGATCATACGATAGGTAAGATATTGGACTTCATGGAAATAGATCACTCCCTCTATAAGAGGTGGGAGGGGGTGGCCAAGAGGAAAAAGGAGGATTTCTGA
- a CDS encoding PEP-utilizing enzyme, mobile region yields MAEKKVARFPDPHEYVEKEVPPELEGWEEMYPPHFLFGKEREEWEKKQFWYLDKIHAPEPMPPLDQIFQQAWQISLSQHTTRVFCIPPAQGIAHRMIGCYQYICAIEPPPEEVIKEKAELFGVRAHYPIEHYDELWDEWLGRMQALGREMEGIKVPQELPKYMPAEEVAPNPYRGYSPGYELIEAFDRANDCMYKGWQYHFNYLNLSYLYYLTFGDVARKLFPGISESTIGKMVAGAEVSMFRPEEELCRLAREAHAVPKVAEVLRKEAPAARKIEELRKFDAGQAWLDELEGIREPWLYISCGSGWYYYEGSWVNKLDVPFGYLKGYLERLAKGEKIERSLSKIAEARDKLISEYRKLIKTDEDRSSFDSAYKDCRVIYRYAEDHLFWVEHWFHTIWWDKMREIGRVLVKCGALKEEDDIFMFNRLEVPTVIEDAVTTWALGEGVPMLKWGERAQRRREILQAATKWSPTPALGVPPEEVAEPFTIMLWGVTTDKVAEWLKGMAVVPEEVTEIKGFASSFGVVEGTARVLKSLEDVVNLQEGEIMVCPSSNPAWAPVFTKIKASVTDIGGLTSHAAIVCREYGVPAVTGTGIATSVIKTGDKIRVDGDSGIVTILERA; encoded by the coding sequence ATGGCAGAGAAAAAAGTAGCCAGGTTTCCTGACCCCCATGAATACGTGGAAAAGGAGGTACCGCCGGAACTTGAGGGCTGGGAGGAGATGTACCCACCACACTTTTTGTTCGGCAAGGAAAGGGAGGAATGGGAAAAGAAGCAGTTCTGGTATCTGGATAAGATACATGCCCCGGAACCCATGCCTCCCCTTGACCAGATATTCCAGCAGGCATGGCAAATATCACTGTCCCAGCATACCACCAGGGTGTTTTGCATTCCCCCAGCCCAGGGGATAGCACATCGTATGATTGGCTGCTATCAATATATCTGTGCTATTGAACCACCTCCTGAGGAGGTGATAAAGGAGAAGGCTGAGCTGTTTGGTGTGCGGGCGCATTATCCTATTGAGCACTATGATGAGCTTTGGGATGAGTGGCTTGGCAGAATGCAGGCACTAGGCAGGGAGATGGAGGGGATAAAGGTACCTCAGGAGTTACCCAAGTACATGCCGGCTGAAGAGGTTGCCCCCAATCCTTACCGTGGCTATAGCCCTGGTTATGAGCTGATAGAGGCCTTTGATAGAGCTAACGATTGTATGTACAAGGGCTGGCAATACCACTTCAACTACTTGAATCTCTCTTACCTGTATTACCTGACGTTTGGTGATGTAGCCAGAAAGCTTTTCCCAGGGATAAGTGAGAGCACGATTGGCAAGATGGTGGCTGGGGCTGAGGTATCGATGTTCCGCCCTGAGGAGGAGCTTTGCCGGTTAGCCAGGGAAGCTCATGCAGTGCCCAAGGTGGCTGAGGTTTTGAGGAAAGAGGCTCCAGCAGCGCGGAAGATAGAGGAGCTGAGGAAGTTCGATGCAGGCCAGGCCTGGCTCGACGAGCTTGAAGGGATTAGGGAACCCTGGCTTTATATCTCCTGTGGTAGCGGATGGTACTATTACGAGGGGAGCTGGGTTAATAAGCTGGATGTGCCGTTTGGCTATTTGAAAGGCTATCTCGAGCGTCTGGCTAAAGGGGAGAAAATCGAGAGGTCGCTTTCTAAAATTGCTGAAGCCAGGGATAAGTTGATTAGCGAGTATCGTAAGCTCATCAAAACGGACGAGGACAGAAGCTCGTTTGATAGTGCTTACAAAGACTGCCGGGTCATATATAGGTATGCCGAGGACCACCTCTTCTGGGTAGAGCACTGGTTCCATACCATATGGTGGGACAAGATGAGAGAAATCGGAAGGGTTCTGGTCAAGTGCGGAGCGCTGAAAGAAGAGGATGACATATTTATGTTTAACAGGTTGGAGGTTCCCACCGTGATAGAGGACGCTGTTACTACCTGGGCCTTGGGTGAAGGAGTACCTATGTTGAAGTGGGGGGAAAGGGCACAGAGGCGCCGGGAGATACTCCAAGCGGCTACTAAATGGTCGCCCACCCCAGCGCTGGGGGTTCCGCCTGAGGAGGTGGCTGAGCCATTCACAATAATGCTCTGGGGCGTTACCACCGATAAAGTAGCAGAGTGGCTAAAAGGAATGGCTGTAGTCCCAGAGGAGGTGACCGAGATTAAAGGCTTTGCCTCTTCATTCGGGGTCGTTGAGGGGACAGCCCGGGTGCTTAAGTCCCTTGAAGACGTCGTAAACCTTCAAGAGGGCGAGATTATGGTCTGCCCAAGCAGTAATCCTGCCTGGGCTCCCGTATTTACCAAGATTAAGGCTTCGGTGACTGACATTGGTGGGCTGACAAGCCATGCTGCTATAGTATGTAGGGAGTATGGTGTACCAGCAGTCACCGGCACTGGTATCGCTACCTCAGTGATTAAAACCGGGGACAAGATAAGAGTGGATGGCGATAGCGGAATTGTAACTATACTAGAGAGGGCGTAA
- a CDS encoding phenylacetate--CoA ligase family protein, whose product MAKDHRIYWNPILETLPQEKLQALQLKKFRRIVDWAYNNSPFYRKLYQEAGLKPGDVKSFEDIRKVPKIEKGMMREVQQREPFPYGDMLTVPIEQVTAFRQTSGTTGTPVYQADTWQDWEWWSESWCYILHAQGYRDTDRVFIPFGYNIFVAFWAGHYAAEKLGCEVVPGGVLDTQARILKMQELRCNAFMATPTYVLGMADAAKNKLGIDPAKDLYIQKITCAGEPGGSIPTTKRRMEEAWGAKVYDHIGATEIGAWSYECTEQPGGLHVNEAFFLVEIEDVETGEPVTEPGKEGKMVITALDRIAKPCIRFDSKDVIRWTDHQCDCGRTFRIIDGGVVGRADDITKVKGVLLAPTAIEEVVRSVPELGDEYEVIVSKRGDVDDILLKVEILPGKEGEQESVLSRLKDQLRVKTNLGYRIEIHPYGSLPRYEVKAKRFKDLRKKGG is encoded by the coding sequence ATGGCCAAAGACCACCGTATCTATTGGAACCCTATCCTTGAGACTCTGCCCCAGGAGAAACTTCAAGCTTTGCAGCTGAAGAAATTCAGGCGCATTGTGGACTGGGCCTACAACAATTCCCCTTTTTACCGCAAACTCTATCAGGAGGCGGGGCTTAAGCCAGGAGATGTGAAGAGTTTTGAGGATATCCGCAAGGTGCCCAAGATCGAGAAGGGGATGATGAGAGAGGTCCAGCAACGTGAGCCCTTCCCCTATGGGGATATGCTGACTGTCCCCATTGAGCAGGTGACTGCCTTCAGACAGACCAGCGGGACTACTGGCACCCCAGTCTATCAAGCCGACACCTGGCAGGACTGGGAGTGGTGGTCAGAGTCTTGGTGTTATATCCTCCATGCCCAGGGTTATCGAGATACTGATAGGGTCTTCATTCCCTTCGGCTACAACATCTTTGTAGCCTTCTGGGCCGGGCACTATGCAGCGGAGAAACTCGGCTGTGAGGTTGTTCCTGGGGGGGTACTGGACACCCAGGCCAGGATCCTCAAGATGCAGGAGCTGCGGTGCAATGCATTCATGGCCACCCCTACCTATGTCCTGGGGATGGCGGATGCGGCCAAGAACAAGTTAGGGATCGATCCGGCCAAGGACCTCTATATCCAAAAGATCACCTGTGCTGGCGAGCCTGGGGGTAGCATCCCCACCACCAAGAGAAGGATGGAAGAGGCCTGGGGGGCAAAGGTATATGATCACATCGGTGCCACTGAGATAGGTGCCTGGAGCTATGAGTGCACAGAGCAACCAGGGGGGTTGCACGTAAATGAGGCCTTCTTCCTGGTGGAGATAGAAGATGTGGAGACAGGGGAGCCCGTCACCGAGCCCGGCAAGGAGGGTAAGATGGTCATCACCGCCCTGGACCGAATCGCCAAACCCTGCATCAGGTTTGATTCCAAGGACGTGATCCGCTGGACTGATCATCAGTGCGACTGTGGCAGGACCTTTCGAATCATTGATGGAGGGGTGGTAGGGCGCGCCGATGACATCACCAAGGTGAAGGGGGTCCTTCTAGCCCCCACGGCCATTGAGGAGGTGGTCAGGAGTGTCCCCGAACTGGGGGATGAGTACGAGGTGATCGTGAGCAAGAGGGGGGATGTGGATGACATCCTCTTAAAGGTGGAGATCCTCCCTGGCAAAGAGGGAGAACAGGAGTCCGTCCTCTCCCGTCTGAAGGATCAACTACGGGTGAAGACCAACCTGGGCTACCGGATAGAGATCCATCCCTACGGCTCCTTGCCCAGGTACGAGGTGAAGGCCAAGAGGTTCAAAGACCTGAGAAAAAAGGGAGGTTGA
- a CDS encoding Tm-1-like ATP-binding domain-containing protein, producing the protein MAIVVIGMLDEREEGLRLLREYIERRGHKTILIDVSIGTGGIIPSLRAEISCEEIAHAGGTTVEKIKEVLTKEREKATSMMAEGLKKKVLELYESGELQGVIAVGGMTGTSLSLTAMRALPFGVPKVLISSVAAMPAYAKRLAEYFGVRDITVMHSVVDTVGLNPLVRSLMVNGANAICGMVEGFEPPEKEGRPTIALTELGFCDKGAHYVRELLEKNYNIVSFHATGLGDRAAEDLVNQGLFGAFIDLVPAGFSEYLLGGNRAAGPDRLEAACNQGIPYILAPCGFDMISCGPIERRDKADPLWVSRRLAERKLLVQDAMRVQARTSAEEMQIITRAVAEKLNKHKDKKLVKFLIPTKGFSSLSVEGGALYDPNLDQTFMDELKKNLDPEIEIIEVDAHINTPKFARTVVEALEQTLKKDTP; encoded by the coding sequence ATGGCAATTGTCGTCATTGGTATGCTGGATGAAAGGGAAGAGGGCCTTCGGTTGTTAAGAGAGTATATAGAACGGCGAGGGCATAAAACCATACTTATTGATGTTAGCATAGGTACTGGAGGGATTATACCCTCGTTAAGGGCAGAGATTTCATGCGAAGAAATAGCCCATGCCGGTGGAACGACCGTAGAAAAGATCAAGGAGGTGTTGACAAAAGAAAGGGAGAAGGCTACCTCTATGATGGCCGAGGGATTGAAGAAAAAGGTGCTTGAACTATATGAATCTGGGGAACTTCAGGGGGTTATAGCGGTTGGTGGAATGACGGGCACCTCCCTGTCCCTCACCGCAATGAGGGCTTTGCCCTTTGGGGTGCCCAAGGTTTTGATATCAAGCGTAGCAGCCATGCCGGCATATGCCAAGAGGCTTGCGGAATATTTTGGGGTCAGGGACATAACGGTGATGCACAGTGTGGTTGACACCGTGGGCCTAAATCCCTTAGTGAGAAGTCTGATGGTCAATGGCGCTAATGCTATATGCGGAATGGTTGAAGGATTTGAGCCCCCTGAGAAGGAGGGAAGGCCCACCATTGCACTCACGGAGCTTGGTTTTTGCGATAAAGGTGCCCACTATGTAAGGGAACTTCTGGAGAAGAATTATAATATAGTCTCCTTTCATGCTACCGGATTGGGCGACCGAGCTGCGGAAGACCTGGTCAACCAGGGATTGTTCGGGGCCTTTATCGATCTGGTGCCGGCCGGCTTTAGCGAGTATCTATTAGGGGGCAATCGCGCCGCTGGGCCGGACAGGCTGGAGGCAGCCTGTAACCAAGGCATACCCTACATCCTTGCCCCTTGCGGGTTTGACATGATAAGTTGTGGCCCCATTGAGAGGAGAGATAAGGCTGATCCCCTCTGGGTCTCCCGAAGGCTGGCTGAGAGGAAGCTCCTGGTTCAAGATGCTATGAGAGTTCAAGCGAGAACAAGCGCTGAAGAGATGCAGATTATCACCCGGGCAGTGGCGGAAAAACTGAATAAGCACAAGGACAAGAAGTTAGTAAAATTCTTGATCCCCACCAAGGGTTTCTCCTCGCTAAGCGTCGAGGGTGGTGCACTTTATGACCCGAATTTAGACCAAACCTTCATGGATGAACTGAAGAAGAACCTGGACCCGGAGATAGAAATCATAGAGGTTGACGCCCACATTAATACCCCAAAGTTTGCCCGGACAGTTGTAGAAGCCCTCGAGCAGACCTTGAAGAAGGATACTCCATAG
- a CDS encoding NUDIX hydrolase: MVKDWPLIKSVKESDYSLFSVRIDTVLSPRTGKTHDFYVIETLDWVTVIPLTPSLEVVMVRQFRHGIKGVTLETPGGLVDQGDDPLESARRELMEETGYKAREVELLGELSPQPALFNNRFFVYLGRDVEKVAPPCQDEGEDLEVVLVPLQEIKGMIRRGEIGHALVLAAFQLFFFHAKERGFF, translated from the coding sequence ATGGTCAAAGATTGGCCGCTCATCAAAAGTGTTAAAGAGTCCGATTATTCCCTGTTCAGCGTTCGTATTGACACCGTCCTTTCGCCTCGCACTGGCAAGACTCATGACTTTTATGTGATCGAGACCCTCGATTGGGTAACCGTTATACCCTTGACTCCTTCCTTAGAAGTGGTGATGGTGAGGCAGTTCAGGCATGGGATAAAGGGGGTTACCTTGGAGACCCCCGGGGGGTTGGTGGATCAGGGTGATGATCCCTTGGAATCTGCTCGGCGTGAGCTTATGGAAGAAACGGGATATAAGGCCCGGGAAGTAGAATTGTTGGGAGAACTCTCTCCCCAACCCGCCCTCTTCAACAACCGCTTTTTTGTCTATCTGGGGAGGGATGTAGAAAAGGTGGCCCCACCATGCCAGGATGAGGGGGAGGACCTGGAGGTAGTCTTGGTGCCCCTGCAGGAGATCAAGGGGATGATCAGGAGGGGGGAGATAGGGCATGCATTGGTGTTGGCGGCCTTCCAGCTCTTCTTTTTTCATGCAAAAGAAAGGGGATTCTTTTAG
- a CDS encoding IclR family transcriptional regulator: MAILEIFTAESPRLRFQEIAQKTGLPKATVFRFLRTLVTLNYIRFDPESKTYSPGARVMSLGFAVLSSLDLRDIARPYLEELSRITKQTVNLGILDNTEVVYIERVKKRRVVSSDFHIGSRLNIYLSSMGRAILAFMDHEEFNVLLNDILKNGQAVKYIGQNGERLMEIIEDVRHKGYAINDQEYFRGLRAAAAPVLNKKGMAEAAINMPVFSNMITRKELVEKYVPLLVKTAEDISMARGYSKDRTDIGALNKQGASR, encoded by the coding sequence ATGGCCATTCTCGAAATATTTACCGCAGAGTCCCCAAGGCTGAGATTTCAAGAGATCGCACAAAAAACTGGGTTGCCAAAGGCCACTGTTTTTCGGTTTCTCCGTACTCTGGTTACTCTTAATTATATTCGGTTCGATCCGGAATCAAAAACATACTCTCCTGGCGCAAGAGTTATGTCCTTGGGGTTTGCAGTCTTATCGAGTCTGGACTTGAGGGACATCGCCCGTCCTTATCTTGAGGAATTGTCAAGGATAACTAAACAAACTGTAAACCTTGGCATCCTTGATAATACCGAAGTGGTCTATATCGAACGTGTTAAAAAACGGCGGGTAGTTAGCTCAGATTTTCATATCGGTAGTCGATTAAACATATATCTAAGCTCCATGGGCAGGGCAATTTTAGCCTTTATGGATCATGAAGAATTTAATGTGCTATTAAATGACATATTGAAGAACGGCCAGGCCGTAAAGTACATTGGGCAAAATGGTGAGCGCTTGATGGAGATCATCGAAGATGTTCGGCACAAAGGATACGCGATAAATGACCAGGAGTATTTTAGAGGTCTGAGGGCAGCCGCTGCTCCGGTCTTAAATAAAAAGGGGATGGCTGAGGCAGCAATCAATATGCCGGTTTTTAGCAATATGATTACTCGAAAAGAGCTGGTTGAAAAATACGTTCCGTTGCTTGTCAAGACAGCAGAAGATATTTCCATGGCCAGGGGGTACAGCAAAGATCGCACCGATATAGGCGCCTTAAACAAACAAGGTGCATCACGATGA